The following is a genomic window from Streptomyces lincolnensis.
CCGCGCTCGTGCATGCAGTCGCGCACCGCCGCCTCCTCCGCGTCGTGCAGCAGGGCGGCGTTCGCGGGCGGTGCGTACAGCACGCCGGACAGGGGTCTGGGGTCCGGCAGGGCGGCCGGGGCCTCGTGGCCGGATGCACCGCATCCGGCCACGAGGAGAGCCGTGGCCGCCAGCCACAGCAGTCTGCGCACAGAGATCAGCACACCCAGGTGTTGGAGGCGATGCCGTAGCGGAACTGGCCGTTGTTCCAGGTGTGGGTGTCGTAGATGGCGTTGCCGCGGTGCAGGAGGGCGGAGCTGCCCTCCCGGTTCAGCAGCGTCCAGATGCGGACGTCGCAGGAGTTGCCGTTGTTGTACGCCGAGCGGGCGTTGTTGAACTTGTTGTACTGCCGCAGGTCGGAGTTGTTGCCGAAGACCTGCCCGGGGGTGCCGCCCCCGTTGGCGTTCAGGTAGGCACACAGTGCCCCGCCGTCGCAGTCGGACCAGGCGGCCTGCGCCGGTGCCGCCATGGCCCCCACCCCGAGACCGGCGAGCACGGTGGCCCCGGCGAGCACTGCCGCCTTCGTACGGATCGCCTTGATACGGCTCATACGATGTCCCCTCCAGTGCGTCGGCGCCGCCTCGTGGTGGCGCCGGGAACACAGTGGCGGGACGGGTCGGCGAGGGGTACCTGGAAAGTTACAGGTACCCGTCAAGTCCGGTGTGCGGCAGGGTCGTGGGCGCGCCCACGACCACCCGTACGCTGCGCGCCCGGGCCTTCGCGCTCTCGGGCAGCCAGGCGATCAGACCTCGTCCGCCTTGCGCAGCGCGCTCCAGGTCGCCGCGTTCACGATGCCGTCCGCGACCAGTCCCTCGCGTTGCTGGAAGGTGACGACGGCGTCCTGGGTCAGGGGGCCGAAGTCGCCGTCGATCTCGCCGACCTCGGGGATCTTGTGGAGGTATCTGAGCAGGCACTGGACCTCGAGGACCTGGTTGCCGCCGTCGCCGCGTTTGACGGTGAAGTCCCACGTGGTGTGCCAGTTGGCGGTGTAGCCGCGGCCGTGGTCGGGGTCCTCGTAGACGGCGGGCTTCTCGCAGGTCGGAGGTGCCGAGGCCACCGGGCTCTCGTCCCGCAGGGTGTACGTCAGGGTGGCCGCCGCGCCCAGCGAGGCGGCCGCGAGAGCCGCGACGAGGACGGGGCGTATCCAGCGCCGGGGGCGCAGGCGGGGCAGGCGGGCCGAGGGGGAGGCCCCGGCGGCCTGCTCGACCTGTCGGAGCAGGGGCTCGGTGCCGATGCGTTCGGGGTGGGTGGGGGAGAGACAGGCGGTGATGATCTGCCGCCAGGGGGCGGGCAGTTCGGGGGAGAGCCGCAGCTCCTCGGTGCCGCGCGCGTAGCGCATGGCCGCGTCGCAGCGGGCATCCGTGGTGGCGCCCGGCAGCGGGAAGGTGTCCGTCAGGACGACGTGGGCGAGGACGCCGAAGGCCCAGATGTCGGCGGAGGGCCGCACCCGGGTGCCCCGCTCGTCGATCTCGGGCCACAGCAGTTCGGGCGGGGTGTAGTCCGGGGTGGCGAAGGCGGGCGCGTAGGCGTGGGTGCCCTCCATCTCGGCGGCCATGTTGAAGTCGGCGAGCCGGGCCGAACCGTCCTTCATCAGCAGCACGTTGGCGGGCTTCAGATCGCCGTGCACCCAGCCCGCGTGGTGCAGCTGGTGCAGCCCCTCGCAGATCTGGGCGAGCAGTGCGGGGCCCGCCGCCGGCTTCGGCTCGTGCTCCAGTACGGCGTGCAGGGAGCCCTCGGCCTTCTCCAGCACGAGGACCGTGGCGCCGTCGAGTTCCGGGTGGGCCGGGTCGTCGACCGTCAGGGTGTCGTACATCCGGATCAGGCGGGGCGCGCGCAGGCGGCCCAGCAACTCCACCTCGCGCTCGGCCAGTTCGCGCAGATGGTGCAGCCGGCGCGGGGTCTGGGTGCCGGTGGGCAGGAACTTCAGCGCCGCGTGACGCGGCTCGTCCGGTACGTCGTCGCGGGTGTTCCGGGCCGCGTAGACGGTGGCGAACGCCCCGGACGCGAGCGGCGCGCGAACCTCCCAGTGGCCGACCCGGTAGCCCTTGGGGACCGGGACGACGTACGACTGCCCGGTCATCGCACGGCCTCGTCGGCGGTCGCGGCGAGCACCGTCAGATCGTCCTCGCGGACCAGGTCGAAGCGGAGCGCGAGCGAGACCAGGGACTCCTTCTTGCCGTTGGCGCGCTGTCCGGGCTCCGCGGTGTCCGGTCCGGGCCTGAGGCGCAGCTTGACGGCGAGATAGTCGATGTTCCAGTAGACGGCGGAACGGGTGACCTTGGGCCACGTGGGGCGCAGCCGCTCGACGAGCTGCTCGACCGCGGGCAGCGGGGCGTGCGGCTCGCCGCGCAGGCGGGGTTCGCACAGGGCGGTCAGGACCGAGAAGTACCGCTTGGTGCGGTCGAGGGTGAACGCGGGCGCGGTCAGGGCGCCGGAGAGCCCCTGCCGGGCGACGCTGCGGAAGGTGTGGCGCGGCGCCCAGACGTCGAAGGCGAGCAGGTCGCCCGCGGCCGGCAGGACGACCCGCGAGAACTCGAAGGGCACCGGCGCGTCCAGGCGCCCCGGCCCGATCTTGATGTGCTCGCCCGCGCCCTCCGGGTTCTCCACGACGTAGGTCTGATGTTCGCTGAGGTTGCTCAGCAGCCAGAAGTTGTGGTGTGCGGCGATCTCGCCCGCGACGCGCGGTACGCCTTCGTGCGCGATCGTGAGTCCCTCACCCGCCTGGGCTCTGCCGAACGTGAGGCGTTCGCCCGCGGCGATCCTGAGCTGCCCCTCCGCGCTGCCGCACGAGGGTGGCACGACGATGACGCTGTACATGGAGTTTCCCCCTCCTCCCACGCCATGGGGGAGCTCCCCCAGTCGACCAACGGCAGAGTAAGGGGAGCCTTGTTGCAATGGCGAAGCTTTCCGATGTGTCGGCGGGGCGCCGAGGGACCTCGATGCCCCGAAGCGGTACCTCAGACCTGTGAGGGTCACTTCCTGGCGGGTGGCGTGTACTCCTTGAGGTAGTGGGCGACGCGGGCGGCGTAGTCGTGGACGTTCGGGGGAACGCCGCCCGCGGCGTTCACCTTCTTGGTCGAGGTGCGGTAGGCGGCGGCCAGCAGGACGCGTCGGTCGCCGGACAGGCCGGTGGTCTCCAGGCGCGGTTCCATGAAGCAGAGGTAGCGGCCGACGGCGGGGATGGACTCGGCGGGGGTGAGCGGCGGCCTCGGGGTCGCCTCGGCCGGGGCGCCGTCCGCGCGCATGTACCAGCGCAGGATGCTCGGGGTC
Proteins encoded in this region:
- a CDS encoding peptidase inhibitor family I36 protein, with product MSRIKAIRTKAAVLAGATVLAGLGVGAMAAPAQAAWSDCDGGALCAYLNANGGGTPGQVFGNNSDLRQYNKFNNARSAYNNGNSCDVRIWTLLNREGSSALLHRGNAIYDTHTWNNGQFRYGIASNTWVC
- a CDS encoding serine/threonine-protein kinase translates to MTGQSYVVPVPKGYRVGHWEVRAPLASGAFATVYAARNTRDDVPDEPRHAALKFLPTGTQTPRRLHHLRELAEREVELLGRLRAPRLIRMYDTLTVDDPAHPELDGATVLVLEKAEGSLHAVLEHEPKPAAGPALLAQICEGLHQLHHAGWVHGDLKPANVLLMKDGSARLADFNMAAEMEGTHAYAPAFATPDYTPPELLWPEIDERGTRVRPSADIWAFGVLAHVVLTDTFPLPGATTDARCDAAMRYARGTEELRLSPELPAPWRQIITACLSPTHPERIGTEPLLRQVEQAAGASPSARLPRLRPRRWIRPVLVAALAAASLGAAATLTYTLRDESPVASAPPTCEKPAVYEDPDHGRGYTANWHTTWDFTVKRGDGGNQVLEVQCLLRYLHKIPEVGEIDGDFGPLTQDAVVTFQQREGLVADGIVNAATWSALRKADEV